The proteins below come from a single Aegilops tauschii subsp. strangulata cultivar AL8/78 chromosome 6, Aet v6.0, whole genome shotgun sequence genomic window:
- the LOC109783295 gene encoding protein REDUCED CHLOROPLAST COVERAGE 2 isoform X1: protein MAPKAGKAKPKAKGDKKKKEEKVLPTVLDVTVEAPDYTHLTLKGISTDRILDVRKLLAVHVDTCHITSFSLSHEVRGPQLKDTVEIASLKPCHLSIVEEEYTEELAVAHVRRLLDVVACTTAFGVKKPEQKPAPATDAAAEANKPGSPGSVVAGGGGGGGGGEEPMYPPPKLGEFYDFFSFSHLSPPIQYIRRSTRPFVDDKREEDFFQIDVRVCNGKPVTIVASRAGFYPSGKRALINHSLVGLLQQTNRGFEAAYKALMKAFVEHNKFGNLPYGFRSNTWVVPPVVADSPSVFPPLPTEDETWGGNGGGLGRDGKHDHRPWVKEFAILAAMPCKTAEERQVRDRKAFLLHSLFVDVGVLKAIAAIQNLIPDDKSSHEKANGTASSVPHTQQIGDMKITVTKDKADASSKSDVKLDGSQAPGVSFDELAKRNLLKGITADESATVHDTATLGVVVVKHCGYTAVVQVPLDAQLTTVVPAQQDIHIEDQPEGGSNALNVNSLRMLLQKSCVQSPGAVQRLQSSDPEENMATTNFVRKIITDSMQNLEGEAPRETRPIRWELGACWVQHLQNQTSEKADGKKSDETKDVPTVKGLGKQFGQLKEIKKKSDDKSGKSASTKDSTSPNTNDAHSDNTASTKEDKEAILQKALTEAAFQRLKESETGLHAKSPDELIEMAYKYYDDTALPKLVADFGSLELSPVDGRTLTDFMHTRGLQMRSLGQVVELSDKLPHIQSLCIHEMVVRAFKHIVRAVIAAVDDINDMAQSVASCLNILLGPFPEENNDGKCGEDHNLRQKWLEVFLMKRFGLAWKDEYSLDLRKYAILRGLCHKVGLELVTKDYDMDTPHAFRKSDIISIVPIYKHVACSSADGRTLLESSKTFLDKGKLEDAVNYGTKALAKLVAVCGPYHRMTAGAYSLLAVVLYHTGDFNQATIYQQKALDINERELGLDHPDTMKSYGDLAVFYYRLQHTELALKYVNRALYLLHLTCGPSHPNTAATYINVAMMEEGLGNVHVALRYLHEALKCNQRLLGVDHIQTAASYHAIAIALSLMEAYSLSVQHEKTTLRILQSKLGSEDLRTQDAAAWLEYFESKALEQQEAARNGTPKPDASIASRGHLSVSDLLDYINPDDELKAKEMQKKQARAKIKGRTGQNPSELADDEDQRSPPPNSDRSSTEKENPEVKEKLTEKKNSQVKENGTVVEHVKVKLEEEKPSNTVVHMPQDDYTEENISEEGWQEAVPKGRTTGNRKTGASVRRPNLSKISTNAINNSENGRYKGRVPSNSSPRVSPNETAASVASSPLAKKLAKSSSFNSKAGNPAISSNSGENSPKPKSMAASLATTPAAAKVMPSAAPIVSQTVRKSLSYKEVAIAAPGTLAKALNNVHTEQKDATDPAVNLESAKAPKESNVRPSEEKNGAIQVSPKDNNLQVSKATDEHKSPSSDTEQANGSVGSNQAEKASDSAETSTEKNQSPAALADVPNEEAATLTEANDSSSNDDERGPGEDNQEQLSSGAENEKSSPSGSEKNDSPVEGAKETASKLNAAAAPFSPATVPAFGSMAVPGFREHGGLLPSPANVPPMLAIPLRKHPHQSATARVPYGPRLAGGFNRSGHRVPRNKPVLPSGEVLPEAATSPKVMNPHAAEFVPGQSRSPDGHPSSPNEPLASPAGIQASQEGLPSSPDSTVESPKTASPQVSETSETSPEGNDTSGGIDVEAEIESKNTEEKNNHVECEDSEVKPDETIVSGGAEVDATASIDAQDDASAPKDAQDDSSVTEKPKSWADYSDGEVEAVQVAS from the exons ATGGCGCCCAAGGCGGGGAAGGCCAAGCCCAAGGCCAAGGgcgacaagaagaagaaggaagagaaaG TTCTGCCGACGGTGCTGGACGTGACCGTGGAGGCGCCGGACTACACCCACCTCACGCTCAAG GGTATATCGACGGACAGGATCCTCGACGTGCGGAAGCTCCTGGCCGTCCACGTGGACACCTGCCACATCACCAGCTTCTCCCTCTCCCACGAG GTCCGCGGGCCCCAGCTCAAGGACACGGTGGAGATCGCCTCCCTGAAGCCCTGCCACCTCAGCATCGTCGAAG AGGAGTACACGGAGGAGCTGGCCGTCGCGCACGTCCGCCGGCTGCTCGACGTCGTCGCCTgcaccaccgcgttcggggtCAAGAAGCCCGAGCAGAAGCCCGCGCCCGCCACCGATGCGGCCGCCGAGGCCAACAAGCCAGGCTCGCCCGGCTCCGTGgtcgccggtggcggcggcggcggcggcggcggcgaggagcccATGTACCCGCCGCCGAAGCTCGGGGAGTTCTACGacttcttctccttctcccaCCTCTCGCCGCCGATCCAGT ACATCAGAAGGTCGACGCGCCCGTTCGTCGATGACAAGAGAGAGGAGGACTTCTTCCAGATCGATGTGAG GGTTTGTAACGGGAAGCCAGTGACGATCGTGGCATCCCGAGCTGGATTCTATCCGTCAGGGAAGCGAGCACTCATTAACCACTCCCTTGTTGGGTTGTTGCAGCAGACGAACCGTGGATTTGAGGCA GCTTACAAGGCTCTTATGAAGGCTTTTGTTGAGCACAACAAG TTTGGAAATCTTCCTTACGGATTCCGGTCAAACACTTGGGTCGTTCCCCCTGTTGTCGCGGATTCGCCATCAGTGTTCCCACCCCTTCCAACAGAAGATGAAACTTGGGGTGGCAATGGGGGTGGCCTGGGAAGAGATGGAAAACATGACCATAGACCGTGGGTGAAAGAATTTGCCATCCTTGCTGCAATGCCTTGTAAAACAGCTGAGGAGAGGCAAGTCCGAGACAGGAAGGCATTCCTACTCCATAGCTTGTTTGTAGATGTTGGTGTCCTTAAAGCTATTGCAGCTATCCAGAATTTGATCCCTGATGACAAGAGTTCACATGAAAAAGCAAATGGCACAGCAAGTTCAGTTCCGCACACACAACAAATTGGGGATATGAAAATAACGGTAACAAAAGACAAAGCAGATGCAAGTTCTAAGTCAGATGTTAAGTTAGATGGAAGTCAGGCTCCAGGAGTATCTTTTGATGAGCTTGCTAAGAGGAACCTGCTGAAGGGAATCACTGCTGATGAGAGTGCAACAGTACAT GATACTGCTACTCTTGGTGTGGTTGTTGTGAAGCATTGTGGGTATACAGCTGTTGTCCAAGTTCCATTGGATGCTCAACTGACAACCGTTGTTCCAGCGCAGCAGGACATTCACATTGAAGACCAGCCGGAGGGAGGTAGCAATGCTCTCAACGTCAACAG CTTAAGGATGCTGCTTCAGAAGTCATGTGTTCAGTCACCTGGAGCAGTTCAGCGGTTGCAGAGTTCTGATCCTGAAGAGAACATGGCTACCACAAATTTTGTCCGGAAAATAATTACAGATAGCATGCAGAATCTTGAAGGTGAGGCTCCAAGAGAAACAAGACCAATCAGATGGGAGCTTGGTGCTTGCTGGGTACAGCATCTACAGAATCAAACTTCTGAGAAGGCCGATGGTAAGAAAAGCGACGAGACTAAGGATGTTCCTACAGTAAAAGGCCTGGGAAAACAATTTGGTCAGCTTAAGGAGATCAAGAAGAAGTCAGATGACAAGAGTGGAAAGAGTGCATCCACAAAAGATAGTACTTCACCAAATACAAACGATGCACATTCAGACAACACTGCCAGCACAAAGGAGGATAAAGAGGCTATTCTGCAGAAAGCGCTAACAGAAGCTGCTTTCCAAAGATTAAAAGAATCTGAGACTGGACTTCATGCTAAG TCCCCCGATGAATTGATTGAGATGGCATACAAATATTATGATGATACTGCCCTGCCAAAATTG GTAGCAGACTTTGGCTCACTTGAGCTTTCCCCTGTTGATGGAAGGACATTGACAGATTTCATGCACACCAGAGGCCTCCAGATGCGCTCACTAGGACAAGTG GTTGAGCTTTCTGATAAGCTCCCGCATATACAGTCACTGTGTATACACGAGATGGTAGTTCGAGCATTTAAGCACATAGTTCGTGCAGTTATTGCAGCTGTCGATGATATAAATGACATGGCTCAATCAGTTGCATCGTGTTTAAATATATTGCTGGGACCATTTCCAGAAGAAAATAACGATGGCAAGTGCGGAGAGGATCATAATCTCAGGCAGAAGTGGTTGGAGGTCTTTTTAATGAAGAGATTTGGCTTGGCATGGAAAGACGAATATAGCCTTGATCTAAGAAAGTATGCCATTCTTCGTGGCCTCTGCCATAAG GTAGGGCTTGAGCTAGTTACCAAAGACTACGACATGGATACACCACATGCATTCAGAAAGTCTGATATCATCAGTATTGTTCCCATCTACAAG CATGTTGCATGCTCGTCAGCAGATGGTCGCACCCTGTTGGAGTCATCCAAGACTTTCCTGGACAAAGGGAAACTTGAGGATGCTGTTAACTATGGCACAAAG GCTCTTGCAAAACTGGTTGCTGTTTGTGGTCCGTATCATAGAATGACCGCAGGAGCATACAGCCTCTTGGCAGTAGTGCTTTATCATACTGGGGACTTCAACCAG GCAACTATCTATCAACAGAAGGCTTTAGATATTAACGAGAGGGAACTTGGACTTGATCACCCAGATACTATGAAAAGCTATGGAGATCTTGCTGTTTTCTACTATCGCCTGCAACATACAGAATTGGCACTAAA GTATGTGAATCGTGCCCTATATCTTTTGCACCTGACATGTGGCCCGTCTCACCCTAATACTGCTGCAACTTACATCAATGTTGCTATGATGGAAGAAGGGTTGGGTAATGTCCATGTAGCACTCCGTTACCTGCATGAGGCGCTAAAATGTAACCAACGGCTGCTTGGTGTTGATCACATACAG ACGGCTGCTAGTTATCATGCTATTGCTATTGCTTTGTCTTTAATGGAAGCATACTCGTTGAGTGTCCAACATGAAAAAACCACTCTACGAATACTTCAATCAAAGCTCGGATCAGAAGATCTTCGGACACAG GATGCTGCTGCCTGGCTGGAATACTTCGAGTCCAAGGCACTAGAGCAGCAGGAAGCAGCACGCAACGGTACTCCAAAGCCTGATGCTTCAATAGCAAGCAGAGGCCATCTGAG TGTATCAGATCTTCTAGATTATATCAATCCAGATGATGAGCTCAAGGCTAAGGAAATGCAAAAGAAACAAGCCCGTGCTAAG ATAAAAGGTCGTACCGGGCAAAACCCATCTGAATTAGCCGATGATGAAGATCAAAGGAGCCCTCCACCTAACAGTGATCGTTCATCAACCGAGAAGGAAAACCCTGAAGTCAAAGAGAAATTAACTGAGAAGAAAAATTCTCAAGTCAAAGAGAATGGAACCGTTGTTGAGCATGTGAAAGTGAAACTGGAAGAGGAGAAACCAAGTAACACTGTGGTCCACATGCCTCAAGATGATTATACTGAAGAGAACATATCTGAGGAGGGGTGGCAAGAGGCTGTTCCAAAGGGACGTACCACGGGGAATCGCAAAACTGGTGCAAGTGTGAGGAGGCCAAACCTGTCAAAGATCAGTACAAATGCCATTAATAATAGTGAGAATGGAAGATACAAAGGCAGAGTTCCATCCAACTCTTCCCCTCGAGTTTCACCTAATGAGACTGCAGCTTCTGTTGCTTCCAGCCCTCTTGCAAAGAAATTGGCGAAGAGTTCGAGCTTCAATTCCAAAGCAGGTAATCCCGCTATCTCATCAAACAGTGGGGAGAATTCACCCAAACCTAAATCCATGGCAGCAAGCTTAGCCACCACCCCTGCAGCTGCCAAGGTGATGCCATCTGCAGCACCAATTGTCAGTCAAACAGTAAGGAAGTCACTGTCATACAAGGAAGTGGCTATAGCTGCACCAGGAACTCTTGCGAAAGCGTTGAATAATGTGCATACAGAGCAAAAGGATGCAACTGATCCAGCTGTAAATCTTGAAAGTGCCAAGGCTCCCAAAGAAAGCAATGTTCGCCCTTCTGAAGAGAAAAATGGGGCAATACAAGTGTCACCAAAGGATAATAATTTGCAAGTGTCAAAAGCAACAGATGAGCACAAATCTCCCAGTTCTGATACTGAACAAGCCAATGGTTCGGTAGGATCAAATCAAGCTGAGAAGGCCTCAGATTCAGCAGAGACATCTACAGAGAAGAACCAATCACCAGCAGCACTAGCGGACGTCCCAAATGAAGAAGCAGCAACTTTGACTGAGGCAAATGATTCTTCCTCCAATGATGATGAAAGAGGTCCAGGAGAGGATAATCAAGAACAGCTGTCTAGTGGGGCCGAAAATGAGAAATCTTCACCATCTGGAAGTGAAAAGAATGATTCACCAGTAGAAGGAGCGAAAGAGACAGCCAGTAAACTTAATGCTGCCGCTGCTCCATTCAGTCCAGCCACCGTGCCAGCTTTTGGTTCAATGGCCGTACCAGGTTTCAGAGAACACGGAGGACTATTGCCATCGCCAGCCAATGTGCCCCCAATGCTGGCCATCCCTCTCCGTAAGCACCCTCACCAGTCTGCAACCGCAAGGGTCCCTTATGGTCCACGTCTAGCCGGAGGGTTCAACAGATCAGGGCACCGGGTGCCTCGTAACAAGCCTGTGTTGCCGAGTGGGGAAGTTCTTCCAGAGGCAGCCACATCCCCTAAAGTGATGAATCCTCATGCAGCGGAGTTTGTGCCGGGTCAATCTCGGAGTCCTGATGGCCATCCATCATCTCCTAATGAACCTCTGGCATCGCCAGCTGGTATTCAAGCATCACAGGAGGGGCTTCCATCATCTCCAGATAGTACTGTCGAGTCACCCAAGACTGCTTCCCCACAAGTGTCTGAAACTAGTGAGACTAGTCCTGAAGGAAATGATACATCTGGTGGAATTGATGTTGAAGCTGAgattgagagcaagaacacggagGAGAAGAACAACCATGTGGAATGTGAGGACAGTGAAGTGAAGCCTGATGAAACTATAGTTTCTGGAGGTGCTGAAGTTGATGCAACGGCCTCGATAGATGCTCAAGATGATGCTTCAGCCCCAAAAGAT
- the LOC109783295 gene encoding protein REDUCED CHLOROPLAST COVERAGE 2 isoform X2, whose protein sequence is MAPKAGKAKPKAKGDKKKKEEKVLPTVLDVTVEAPDYTHLTLKGISTDRILDVRKLLAVHVDTCHITSFSLSHEVRGPQLKDTVEIASLKPCHLSIVEEEYTEELAVAHVRRLLDVVACTTAFGVKKPEQKPAPATDAAAEANKPGSPGSVVAGGGGGGGGGEEPMYPPPKLGEFYDFFSFSHLSPPIQYIRRSTRPFVDDKREEDFFQIDVRVCNGKPVTIVASRAGFYPSGKRALINHSLVGLLQQTNRGFEAAYKALMKAFVEHNKFGNLPYGFRSNTWVVPPVVADSPSVFPPLPTEDETWGGNGGGLGRDGKHDHRPWVKEFAILAAMPCKTAEERQVRDRKAFLLHSLFVDVGVLKAIAAIQNLIPDDKSSHEKANGTASSVPHTQQIGDMKITVTKDKADASSKSDVKLDGSQAPGVSFDELAKRNLLKGITADESATVHDTATLGVVVVKHCGYTAVVQVPLDAQLTTVVPAQQDIHIEDQPEGGSNALNVNSLRMLLQKSCVQSPGAVQRLQSSDPEENMATTNFVRKIITDSMQNLEGEAPRETRPIRWELGACWVQHLQNQTSEKADGKKSDETKDVPTVKGLGKQFGQLKEIKKKSDDKSGKSASTKDSTSPNTNDAHSDNTASTKEDKEAILQKALTEAAFQRLKESETGLHAKSPDELIEMAYKYYDDTALPKLVADFGSLELSPVDGRTLTDFMHTRGLQMRSLGQVVELSDKLPHIQSLCIHEMVVRAFKHIVRAVIAAVDDINDMAQSVASCLNILLGPFPEENNDGKCGEDHNLRQKWLEVFLMKRFGLAWKDEYSLDLRKYAILRGLCHKVGLELVTKDYDMDTPHAFRKSDIISIVPIYKHVACSSADGRTLLESSKTFLDKGKLEDAVNYGTKALAKLVAVCGPYHRMTAGAYSLLAVVLYHTGDFNQATIYQQKALDINERELGLDHPDTMKSYGDLAVFYYRLQHTELALKYVNRALYLLHLTCGPSHPNTAATYINVAMMEEGLGNVHVALRYLHEALKCNQRLLGVDHIQTAASYHAIAIALSLMEAYSLSVQHEKTTLRILQSKLGSEDLRTQDAAAWLEYFESKALEQQEAARNGTPKPDASIASRGHLSVSDLLDYINPDDELKAKEMQKKQARAKIKGRTGQNPSELADDEDQRSPPPNSDRSSTEKENPEVKEKLTEKKNSQVKENGTVVEHVKVKLEEEKPSNTVVHMPQDDYTEENISEEGWQEAVPKGRTTGNRKTGASVRRPNLSKISTNAINNSENGRYKGRVPSNSSPRVSPNETAASVASSPLAKKLAKSSSFNSKAGNPAISSNSGENSPKPKSMAASLATTPAAAKVMPSAAPIVSQTVRKSLSYKEVAIAAPGTLAKALNNVHTEQKDATDPAVNLESAKAPKESNVRPSEEKNGAIQVSPKDNNLQVSKATDEHKSPSSDTEQANGSVGSNQAEKASDSAETSTEKNQSPAALADVPNEEAATLTEANDSSSNDDERGPGEDNQEQLSSGAENEKSSPSGSEKNDSPVEGAKETASKLNAAAAPFSPATVPAFGSMAVPGFREHGGLLPSPANVPPMLAIPLRKHPHQSATARVPYGPRLAGGFNRSGHRVPRNKPVLPSGEVLPEAATSPKVMNPHAAEFVPGQSRSPDGHPSSPNEPLASPAGIQASQEGLPSSPDSTVESPKTASPQVSETSETSPEGNDTSGGIDVEAEIESKNTEEKNNHVECEDSEVKPDETIVSGGAEVDATASIDAQDDASAPKDAQDDSSVTEKPKSWADYSDGEVEAVQVAS, encoded by the exons ATGGCGCCCAAGGCGGGGAAGGCCAAGCCCAAGGCCAAGGgcgacaagaagaagaaggaagagaaaG TTCTGCCGACGGTGCTGGACGTGACCGTGGAGGCGCCGGACTACACCCACCTCACGCTCAAG GGTATATCGACGGACAGGATCCTCGACGTGCGGAAGCTCCTGGCCGTCCACGTGGACACCTGCCACATCACCAGCTTCTCCCTCTCCCACGAG GTCCGCGGGCCCCAGCTCAAGGACACGGTGGAGATCGCCTCCCTGAAGCCCTGCCACCTCAGCATCGTCGAAG AGGAGTACACGGAGGAGCTGGCCGTCGCGCACGTCCGCCGGCTGCTCGACGTCGTCGCCTgcaccaccgcgttcggggtCAAGAAGCCCGAGCAGAAGCCCGCGCCCGCCACCGATGCGGCCGCCGAGGCCAACAAGCCAGGCTCGCCCGGCTCCGTGgtcgccggtggcggcggcggcggcggcggcggcgaggagcccATGTACCCGCCGCCGAAGCTCGGGGAGTTCTACGacttcttctccttctcccaCCTCTCGCCGCCGATCCAGT ACATCAGAAGGTCGACGCGCCCGTTCGTCGATGACAAGAGAGAGGAGGACTTCTTCCAGATCGAT GTGAGGGTTTGTAACGGGAAGCCAGTGACGATCGTGGCATCCCGAGCTGGATTCTATCCGTCAGGGAAGCGAGCACTCATTAACCACTCCCTTGTTGGGTTGTTGCAGCAGACGAACCGTGGATTTGAGGCA GCTTACAAGGCTCTTATGAAGGCTTTTGTTGAGCACAACAAG TTTGGAAATCTTCCTTACGGATTCCGGTCAAACACTTGGGTCGTTCCCCCTGTTGTCGCGGATTCGCCATCAGTGTTCCCACCCCTTCCAACAGAAGATGAAACTTGGGGTGGCAATGGGGGTGGCCTGGGAAGAGATGGAAAACATGACCATAGACCGTGGGTGAAAGAATTTGCCATCCTTGCTGCAATGCCTTGTAAAACAGCTGAGGAGAGGCAAGTCCGAGACAGGAAGGCATTCCTACTCCATAGCTTGTTTGTAGATGTTGGTGTCCTTAAAGCTATTGCAGCTATCCAGAATTTGATCCCTGATGACAAGAGTTCACATGAAAAAGCAAATGGCACAGCAAGTTCAGTTCCGCACACACAACAAATTGGGGATATGAAAATAACGGTAACAAAAGACAAAGCAGATGCAAGTTCTAAGTCAGATGTTAAGTTAGATGGAAGTCAGGCTCCAGGAGTATCTTTTGATGAGCTTGCTAAGAGGAACCTGCTGAAGGGAATCACTGCTGATGAGAGTGCAACAGTACAT GATACTGCTACTCTTGGTGTGGTTGTTGTGAAGCATTGTGGGTATACAGCTGTTGTCCAAGTTCCATTGGATGCTCAACTGACAACCGTTGTTCCAGCGCAGCAGGACATTCACATTGAAGACCAGCCGGAGGGAGGTAGCAATGCTCTCAACGTCAACAG CTTAAGGATGCTGCTTCAGAAGTCATGTGTTCAGTCACCTGGAGCAGTTCAGCGGTTGCAGAGTTCTGATCCTGAAGAGAACATGGCTACCACAAATTTTGTCCGGAAAATAATTACAGATAGCATGCAGAATCTTGAAGGTGAGGCTCCAAGAGAAACAAGACCAATCAGATGGGAGCTTGGTGCTTGCTGGGTACAGCATCTACAGAATCAAACTTCTGAGAAGGCCGATGGTAAGAAAAGCGACGAGACTAAGGATGTTCCTACAGTAAAAGGCCTGGGAAAACAATTTGGTCAGCTTAAGGAGATCAAGAAGAAGTCAGATGACAAGAGTGGAAAGAGTGCATCCACAAAAGATAGTACTTCACCAAATACAAACGATGCACATTCAGACAACACTGCCAGCACAAAGGAGGATAAAGAGGCTATTCTGCAGAAAGCGCTAACAGAAGCTGCTTTCCAAAGATTAAAAGAATCTGAGACTGGACTTCATGCTAAG TCCCCCGATGAATTGATTGAGATGGCATACAAATATTATGATGATACTGCCCTGCCAAAATTG GTAGCAGACTTTGGCTCACTTGAGCTTTCCCCTGTTGATGGAAGGACATTGACAGATTTCATGCACACCAGAGGCCTCCAGATGCGCTCACTAGGACAAGTG GTTGAGCTTTCTGATAAGCTCCCGCATATACAGTCACTGTGTATACACGAGATGGTAGTTCGAGCATTTAAGCACATAGTTCGTGCAGTTATTGCAGCTGTCGATGATATAAATGACATGGCTCAATCAGTTGCATCGTGTTTAAATATATTGCTGGGACCATTTCCAGAAGAAAATAACGATGGCAAGTGCGGAGAGGATCATAATCTCAGGCAGAAGTGGTTGGAGGTCTTTTTAATGAAGAGATTTGGCTTGGCATGGAAAGACGAATATAGCCTTGATCTAAGAAAGTATGCCATTCTTCGTGGCCTCTGCCATAAG GTAGGGCTTGAGCTAGTTACCAAAGACTACGACATGGATACACCACATGCATTCAGAAAGTCTGATATCATCAGTATTGTTCCCATCTACAAG CATGTTGCATGCTCGTCAGCAGATGGTCGCACCCTGTTGGAGTCATCCAAGACTTTCCTGGACAAAGGGAAACTTGAGGATGCTGTTAACTATGGCACAAAG GCTCTTGCAAAACTGGTTGCTGTTTGTGGTCCGTATCATAGAATGACCGCAGGAGCATACAGCCTCTTGGCAGTAGTGCTTTATCATACTGGGGACTTCAACCAG GCAACTATCTATCAACAGAAGGCTTTAGATATTAACGAGAGGGAACTTGGACTTGATCACCCAGATACTATGAAAAGCTATGGAGATCTTGCTGTTTTCTACTATCGCCTGCAACATACAGAATTGGCACTAAA GTATGTGAATCGTGCCCTATATCTTTTGCACCTGACATGTGGCCCGTCTCACCCTAATACTGCTGCAACTTACATCAATGTTGCTATGATGGAAGAAGGGTTGGGTAATGTCCATGTAGCACTCCGTTACCTGCATGAGGCGCTAAAATGTAACCAACGGCTGCTTGGTGTTGATCACATACAG ACGGCTGCTAGTTATCATGCTATTGCTATTGCTTTGTCTTTAATGGAAGCATACTCGTTGAGTGTCCAACATGAAAAAACCACTCTACGAATACTTCAATCAAAGCTCGGATCAGAAGATCTTCGGACACAG GATGCTGCTGCCTGGCTGGAATACTTCGAGTCCAAGGCACTAGAGCAGCAGGAAGCAGCACGCAACGGTACTCCAAAGCCTGATGCTTCAATAGCAAGCAGAGGCCATCTGAG TGTATCAGATCTTCTAGATTATATCAATCCAGATGATGAGCTCAAGGCTAAGGAAATGCAAAAGAAACAAGCCCGTGCTAAG ATAAAAGGTCGTACCGGGCAAAACCCATCTGAATTAGCCGATGATGAAGATCAAAGGAGCCCTCCACCTAACAGTGATCGTTCATCAACCGAGAAGGAAAACCCTGAAGTCAAAGAGAAATTAACTGAGAAGAAAAATTCTCAAGTCAAAGAGAATGGAACCGTTGTTGAGCATGTGAAAGTGAAACTGGAAGAGGAGAAACCAAGTAACACTGTGGTCCACATGCCTCAAGATGATTATACTGAAGAGAACATATCTGAGGAGGGGTGGCAAGAGGCTGTTCCAAAGGGACGTACCACGGGGAATCGCAAAACTGGTGCAAGTGTGAGGAGGCCAAACCTGTCAAAGATCAGTACAAATGCCATTAATAATAGTGAGAATGGAAGATACAAAGGCAGAGTTCCATCCAACTCTTCCCCTCGAGTTTCACCTAATGAGACTGCAGCTTCTGTTGCTTCCAGCCCTCTTGCAAAGAAATTGGCGAAGAGTTCGAGCTTCAATTCCAAAGCAGGTAATCCCGCTATCTCATCAAACAGTGGGGAGAATTCACCCAAACCTAAATCCATGGCAGCAAGCTTAGCCACCACCCCTGCAGCTGCCAAGGTGATGCCATCTGCAGCACCAATTGTCAGTCAAACAGTAAGGAAGTCACTGTCATACAAGGAAGTGGCTATAGCTGCACCAGGAACTCTTGCGAAAGCGTTGAATAATGTGCATACAGAGCAAAAGGATGCAACTGATCCAGCTGTAAATCTTGAAAGTGCCAAGGCTCCCAAAGAAAGCAATGTTCGCCCTTCTGAAGAGAAAAATGGGGCAATACAAGTGTCACCAAAGGATAATAATTTGCAAGTGTCAAAAGCAACAGATGAGCACAAATCTCCCAGTTCTGATACTGAACAAGCCAATGGTTCGGTAGGATCAAATCAAGCTGAGAAGGCCTCAGATTCAGCAGAGACATCTACAGAGAAGAACCAATCACCAGCAGCACTAGCGGACGTCCCAAATGAAGAAGCAGCAACTTTGACTGAGGCAAATGATTCTTCCTCCAATGATGATGAAAGAGGTCCAGGAGAGGATAATCAAGAACAGCTGTCTAGTGGGGCCGAAAATGAGAAATCTTCACCATCTGGAAGTGAAAAGAATGATTCACCAGTAGAAGGAGCGAAAGAGACAGCCAGTAAACTTAATGCTGCCGCTGCTCCATTCAGTCCAGCCACCGTGCCAGCTTTTGGTTCAATGGCCGTACCAGGTTTCAGAGAACACGGAGGACTATTGCCATCGCCAGCCAATGTGCCCCCAATGCTGGCCATCCCTCTCCGTAAGCACCCTCACCAGTCTGCAACCGCAAGGGTCCCTTATGGTCCACGTCTAGCCGGAGGGTTCAACAGATCAGGGCACCGGGTGCCTCGTAACAAGCCTGTGTTGCCGAGTGGGGAAGTTCTTCCAGAGGCAGCCACATCCCCTAAAGTGATGAATCCTCATGCAGCGGAGTTTGTGCCGGGTCAATCTCGGAGTCCTGATGGCCATCCATCATCTCCTAATGAACCTCTGGCATCGCCAGCTGGTATTCAAGCATCACAGGAGGGGCTTCCATCATCTCCAGATAGTACTGTCGAGTCACCCAAGACTGCTTCCCCACAAGTGTCTGAAACTAGTGAGACTAGTCCTGAAGGAAATGATACATCTGGTGGAATTGATGTTGAAGCTGAgattgagagcaagaacacggagGAGAAGAACAACCATGTGGAATGTGAGGACAGTGAAGTGAAGCCTGATGAAACTATAGTTTCTGGAGGTGCTGAAGTTGATGCAACGGCCTCGATAGATGCTCAAGATGATGCTTCAGCCCCAAAAGAT